In one Spirochaetota bacterium genomic region, the following are encoded:
- a CDS encoding DUF1858 domain-containing protein, with the protein MKITEDMKLKDVITHHVQVAKVFKKYNLNCIGCKGADEDTIRMVAINYGLDVHQFVKELNDAIKEDKN; encoded by the coding sequence ATGAAAATTACTGAAGATATGAAGCTAAAAGACGTGATTACACATCATGTGCAGGTGGCCAAAGTATTCAAAAAATATAACCTCAATTGTATTGGGTGCAAAGGGGCTGATGAGGATACTATACGCATGGTTGCTATTAATTATGGTCTTGATGTGCATCAGTTTGTCAAAGAACTCAATGATGCAATCAAAGAGGATAAGAATTAA